From the Achromobacter xylosoxidans A8 genome, the window GGCCCGCCAGCGCGAGCAGATCGTCAAGTTCGCGGGTCACGCAAGAGCCTGCGCGGCGTCGGCGGTCCGATCCAGCCAGTGCGGCCGGTAAGGCGCTACGGGATTGGGCAGCCTGGGCGCCATCTGGAAACTGCCGATGGGATCGGCCAGATTGACCATCTGCAGGTTGTTGGCGAGTTGCAGACGGTTCAGGCACGAGTGGATCATGTCCGGCGCGTACAGGTCGTAGCGCCGGTATTTTTCCAGCCGTTGCGGATGCGCCTGCTGGTACGCGGCGATGCGGCCTGCGACCAGTTCCCAGAAATCGTCCTCCTGCATGAGGCCGGTGTCCGCCAGGATCTGGGAAAGATGGCGGAAGTAGCCCTCGAACACGTCCACGAAGATCGTCAGCAGCTTGTATTCCTCGGGCACGTCCGCCGCCAGCCGGCGCGCGTTCTCGGGCAGCTCGGCTTCGGGGTCGAGAATGGAGGATTCCTCGGCAATGTCCTTCATGAAGGCGCGCACGGGCACATGGTCCCGGATCACCAGGATGACGTTCTCGCCATGCGGCATGAACACCAGGTCGTGGGCGTAGAAGCAATGCACCAGCGGCGTCAGGTAGGCGTCCACATAGCGTTCCAGCCATGTCCCGGCGCTCAGCCCCGAGGCGCGGATCAGCGCGGGCAGCAGGGCCTGGCCTTGCGGGTCCACGTGCAGCAGCGCGGCCATGGTCATCAGCCGTTCGTCGGGACCGATCAGCGCCTGCGGATTCTCGCGCCATAGCGCGGAGAACATCTTCTTGTAGGGCGTGTCGGCGGCAATCGCCGCTTCGTAGTAGTAGTTGCGAAAGCCCAGGCTGGCAGCCTCGCGCAGGATGGTGAAGCCGTTGGCGCTCAGCCAGGGGTCGGACGCGATCAGGCCGTGGATGTATTCGTTGATGGCGGGCGTGCCCGACATGTAGTAGGGCGAAAGCCCCCGCATGAAACCCATGTTCAGGATGGACAGCGAGGTCTTCACGTAGTGCTTGCCCGGCCGGCTGATGTTGAAGAAGGTGCGTATCGATTGCTGCGCCAGGTAGTCGTCTGCGCCGTAGCCCAGGCATACGATCTTGCGTTGGGCCACATAGGGCGCGAATGCCAATGACAGCTTGTTGAACCACTGCCACGGGTGTGCCGGCATCAGGTAGTAGTCGGCGGGGTCCAGACCCTGGTCACGCAAGGTGGCCCTGTGGCGCGCCACGGTGTCCTCGCCCAGTTCGCCGCGCAACAAGCTGGCGTAGTCCATCGTGGACAAGCAGGCGAAATGCGCGTTGTCTTTGTGCACCGCCAGCCACATTACGCGGATGGGAGACGCGGCCTCTGGCGCATAGAGATGGTAGTCCTCGGCGTCGAAGCCCAGGCGGCCGTTGTTGGCGACGAAGCTGGGGTGGCCCTCGATCATCGAGGTTTCTATGGTTTGGTAGTCAGCCAGCGCGAGTTCGGCGGCGGGCAGGCAAGGGCGCGTGTGCTTATAGGCGGCGCCGTGCAGCGTGCTGGCGATTTCATCCAGATAGATGGGTAGCCGGTCTTCCGGAATGCGCAGCTTGTCGCGGATCTCGATCACGAACTGCAGGGCGTCCAGGGGCACGGGCGCGCCGGCCGTGGTCTTGGCGATCGATTCCGTGCGGATGCGCCAGTGGCGCATGGCCATCAGTTGCGCGTCGTAGCGGTATTCGACCCGGCCGTCCGCGAGCGCGAGGCGATAGCGGTCGAAACCCGGCGTATCCGCAGGGCCCAGGCGTTCGGGCTGCAGCAGTCCCTCATGGGTGTATTCGGAGATGGCCTTGCGCACGAGCAGGCGGTTGACCTTGGCCCAGGCTTGCGGCTCCAGATGACTGGCGACCTGCGCAGGGTGGGGGGCGGCATGTGGGTTCATTGGGGCGGCTCCTGGTATCGGGTCTGTTCGAACTGTGCGCGTGTGCAGAACGCCAGGCTGGCGGTCTTTTCGCGGAAAGGGACCTGGCCGGCATAGGTAAATCCCATGGCCAGATTGAGCGCGTGGATCTTCGCGTTGTTCGCGTCGGGCTCGACCACGATGCGCCTGGCGTTCAGGCGGTCGAACATGAAGCGCATGACGAAGGCGAACACCTGCCGGCTGAAGTTGGGGATCCGCACACGAGGCGGACCGATGAAAAGATGCATGCCGAGGTCGCCGGGCCGGACCGTGTAGTGTTCGCCGACTTCGTCGCGGGCCGGGTCGTAGCATTCCACCAGAAAGGCCGGCTGTCCGTCATGGCTGCCTAGCCAGGCGCTGGCGTGCCCGCTGCCGCAAAGGGCCTCATAGAAGTCGCGCACCTGATCCTCGTTGTGCTGCTGCATGGACCAGAAGCGCGCGTAATCCATGGAAAACCATCGCCGCAGCAGCGCGGCGTCCGCGTCCGGAACCAGGGGGCGCAAGGCGAGCCCCGGGCCTTCGTCGTAGTGGTCGCGCGACTGGCGCACGACCTCGCCCAGAAAGGTGGCTGTCATCGTGAGCATGCTGACTCCCCTCGAGATCAGATGGTGGCGGCGCGATGGCCGTCCATCATGGGCATCGGTTCCGGCGCGCAGAGGCGATGCGCCAGTACGCCGTTTTCCGGCGGGCGGAAATCCTGCAGTGCGGTGCGGGGCTCGATGGCGTAGTGCTCCACGCCGGTCAGGTCGCGCAGTATCTGCGAGTTGCGGTAGCAGCAGAATCCCAGGTCGGGATTGGTGACGCCATGGCTGAGCAATCCCGTGTTCTGCACAAAGATTTCCGCGCCGGCATGGTCCACCGAGTAATTGCGGGCGATGCGGTAGCCGCCGTCTTCGTCCCAGGCGATGCGGTCGCTGATGGGGTTGACGCAGGCCGGGATGCGGGGGGCATAGCCGGTGGCCAGCACCAGGCCGTCCGTGACGTGCGTGAACGGCTGGCCGGTATCGACATGCATGAAGTCCAGGTGATAGCGGCCCGTGGCGCGCTCATGGCGGCTGGCGCGCAACTCCGCGCTCGTCAGAAGGGTGTAGCGGCGGTCGCCTGCGCGGATCTTTTCGTCCAGCAGGTCATATATCTGATTGATCAGGGACGCGTTGATGCCTTTGTATAGGCTGCTTTGCTGGCGCAGCATCTCGCGCCGCCGGGCTTCGGGCAGGTCGTGGAAATAGTCCGTGTAGTCGGGAGAGATCAGTTCCAGCGTGAGCTTGGTGTTCTCCATCTGGAAGAAGCGCGGAGAGCGGGTGATCCAAGCCAGGCTGTAAGCGTGCTTGTCGCTGTCTCGCAGCAGGTCATGGAACACCTCCGCGGCGCTCTGCCCGCTGCCGACAATGGTGATGCCGCGCTTGCGCTGCAACTGCGTCTTGTGGCGGAGGTAGTCGGCGCTGTGGATGTAGGGCGCGGCGCGCCGGTCGCAGCAGTCCGGCAATTGGGGCTGTGTGCCCAGGCCCAGCACCAGCTTGCGGCAGCGGATCATGAAGCGCTCGCCGTTGACGCCATGCTGGCCGGTCACGAGGTAGCTGCGGCTGTCCGGGTCGTGGAGCACGCTCTGGACGTCGTGATTGAAACGCAGGTTCGGCAGGCGGGCCGCTACCCATTTGCAATAGCGGTTGTACTCGGCGCGATTCAAGTAGTGGTTCTCGCGCATGTAGTAGGAATAGATGCGGCCGCTTTGCTTGCAGTAGTTCAGGTAGCTGTACTCGCTGCGCGGATCGGCCAGGCTCACAAGATCGGCCAGGAAGGGGTTCTGCAAAGTCGAGTCCTCGATCAGCATACCGGGGTGCCAATCGAACCCTGGCCTCTGGTCGAGAAACACGGCGCGTACACCGGATAGCGGCGCCGCCAGGCAGGCAAGACTCAGGTTGAACGGGCCTAGGCCTATGGCGGCGAAGTCATGGATTTCACGGTTCATGTGGATCTGCCTTTTGCCGGGGCGGCATTGCGTGAACATGATTCTCGTCTGGGGATGATTATCATTTTCAATATGGGCACTCTAGCAAATCGCGATTTGTTGCGGTGTCTTGCAAGTGAGTTGCAGGCGGCGCTCATATGCAGCGTGGCGTATCGCATAGGCGCAATCACCAGATTGGGATTTTTGGAATAAGTGCAGCTATTTTCAAATGTAGGCAGGATCAGATGGAAAAGCTGTTCTATGATTGATATCTACCCGCGGATAGTCGCGATATAGAAGTGAGTTTTTCTAAATTAAGGATGTTTATGGGCGCCGTGCTGCCACTGCTTGCGCTGCGAGCATTCACCGAAACCGGCCGCCTCGGCAGCCTGAAAGCTGCCGCCGAGGTGCTGGGTGTGACCCCGGGGGCGGTCAGCCAGCAGATACGCCTGCTGGAAGACCGGTTGGGGCTGGCGCTGTTCGTGCGCGAGCGTCACGGCGTGCGGCTGACGGAAGCGGGCGCACGCGCGTATCCGGGGCTGATGCGCGCCTTCGACCAGATCGAAAAATCGCTGGCGCTGCTCGAATCCCAGGCCGCCCAGCGGACCCTGACCGTCAGCACGGTGCCTTCGTTCGCCTCGTCCTGGCTGGTGCCGCGCATAGGCCGGTTTTCGGTTTTGCATCCGGACATCGAGGTGCGGGTGGAAGCCTCCTCGCAATTGGTCGATTTCAAGCGCGACCGCATCGACGTGGCGTTGCGGCACGGGCTGGGGCAGTACCCGGGGCTGTCGGCCTTCCGCTTGATGGCGCCGGTGCTGCTGCCCGTGGCCAGTCCGGCCTTGCTGGCGCAAGGCCCCGGCATCGAGCGGCCCGAGGACTGCTTGAAGTACCCGCTGCTGCAGGATTCCGACCGCGCGGACTGGCCTTTGTGGCTGCAGGCGCACGGCGTGGACGCGGGGCAGGAAGCGCAGCGCGGCCCCAGCTTCGAGGACGATCTGTTGCTGCTGCGGGCGGCTGCCACGGGGCAGGGCATCGCGCTGGTTCAGGACACGCATGCGCGCGAAGATATCGAATCGGGCCGGCTGGCCATTGCCCTGGACCAGCCCTGGCCCGCGCGCTTCGCGTATTACGTAGTCAGCCGGCCGGATGCGCTGCTGCGGCCGGAAGTGCAGGCGTTCATCGACTGGGTGAAGGCGGAAGCGGCAGCGATGCAGCAGGCGCCGCAGACGCTTGCGGCGAGCTGAGTGAGTTGCCGGGCAGCGGCGTGTCCCAACCGCCGCCTAAGGCGCGGATCAGCCTTACGGTGGTCCGCGCCTGATCTCCATCCAACCTGGCCGAGGCCAACTGCTGCTGCAGCAGGCTGCGGTCCGCATCGATGACGTCAAGCTGGGTGTGCGTGCCGGTTTCGTATTGCAGCCGGGACAGCTCGGCCGAACGTTGCGCAGCCAGCCGCGCGCGGTCCTGCGCGGTCTGTTGGGCCGCCATGATGCGCAGATGCATCAGATTGTCCTCGACCTCCCTGAACGCGTTGAGCAGCGTTTCCCGGTAGCGCGCCGTTTCTTCGTCATGCGCGGCCCGGGCGGCATCGAGATCCGCCTGGCGGGCGCCGCCGTCCAGGATGGGCAGCGATAGCGCGGTACCCAGGAAGGGGCCCAGCAGAAAGGTCCGGCTGGACCATTGGAACAGCTGGCTCAGGCTGGATGATTCGAAGCCGGCCGCACCGGTCAGTTCCAGCCTCGGGAAGAAGGCGGCGCGGGCCGCGCCGATGCGGGCGTTGGCGGCGGCCATGGCGCGTTCGGCCGCGGCAATGTCCGGACGGCGCTCAAGCAGTTCCGAAGGCAAGCCCGGTGGAACGGCCAACTCGATGCGGCGCAGCGGCTCAGGCGGCAGGGAGAAATCGGCCGGGGCCTTGCCCAGCAGGATTGCCAGCGCGTGTTCGGCGCTGGCGCGCTGGCGTTGCGCGCCCAAGGCATCGGCGCGCGCCGCTTCAAGTTCGCCGCGGGCGCGCTCGAGTTCCAGCTCACCGCCGTCGCCCGCCTCGAGGCGCATCTGGCTCAACGCAAAGCCGCGTTCGCGCAAGGCCAGCGTTTGCTGATAGATCTGGTGCTGGGTATCCAGCTCCCGGATCAGGAAGTAGGTGTCGGCGACGTCGGCCTGCAAGGCCAGCAGTGTCAGCCGGTACAGCGCGCCGCTGCGAGCCTGTTCCGCTGATGCCGCGCCTATGGTCGAGGAAACGCGGCCGAACAGATCGGCCTCATACGCCACCGCGGCGTCGGCCCGCCACAGCGTCGTGGTGGAAGCCGGCCCGTTGTCGCGTCCGCTGTACGAAGCTGGAGACTCCCGCTGGCGGGTCGGCCCGAAGCCCGCGTCCAGCCGGGGAAACAGCGCCGAGCGAGCCTGCCGATGCTGGGCGCGCGACTGCTGCAAGCGCGCGTAGGCGGCGTGCAGCGTCGGATTGGCGTCCTGCGCGGCGGTCTGCAATGCGTTCAGGGCCGGATCCTGGAACAGGGTCCACCAGGCGCCGCGCAGCGCGTCGTCGGCCGGCCGGGCGGTGGACCAGGCTCCCGTCGGTTCTGCCTGCGCCTGCTTGTAGGCGGGCGGGATGGGCCCGGAGTCGGGCGCGTGCGCCGGACGTAGCGCGCATCCGGCCAGCGCCAGCGTCAGCAGCGTCAGCCCGAAGCGCAGGGCGCGATGATTCAATGCGTAGGTCATGTTATGGGTTTCCTTGCAAGGCGGAAGCTTGAACCGCGTCGCGGGCCGGTCCGGCTGGCGCGCGGGCTGCGACCAGATTGCGTCCGAAGCGCGCGTAGACGGCAGGCAGCACGAATAGCGTGAACAGGGTGCCCACCAGCAAGCCGGCCACCAGCACCGTGGCGATCGCGCGCTGGCTGCCCGCGCCGGCGCCGCTGGCGAACAGCAGCGGCATCAGGCCGCCGACCATGGCGGCCGTGGTCATCAGGATGGGGCGGATGCGGGTGGCGGCGGCCGCGCGCACGGCCTGGACGCGGTCCAGCCCCCTGAGCCGCTGCTCAACATTGGCGAACTCCACGATCAGGATGCCGTGCTTGGTGATCAGGCCGATCAGCGTCACCAGCCCGATCTGGGTGTAGATGTTGAGCGTGGCGTAGCCGAAGAACATGGCGGCCAGCGCGCCGCAGGCGGCAAGCGGCACCGTGGTGAGGATCAGCAGCGGATCGCGGGCGCTCTCGAACTGGGCCGCCAGCACCAGAAATATGAAGGCCAGCGCAAAGGCGAAGGTCAGGGCAAAGCCGCCTTGTTCCTGCAGATACTGCCGGGATTCGCCCAGGAAGCTGGTCTGGAATCCCGCCGGCAGACTGGCGGCTTCGGCCTGCAGGAAGGCGACCGCCTGGCCCAGTGGCACACCGGGCGCGGGGATCGCGACCAGCGTGGCGCTGTTCAGCTGATTGAACTGCGTGAGGGCATTGGCCTCGACGCCTTTCTCCAGCGAGACCACGGTGGACAGCGGCACCTGTCCGCCGGTAGCGGTCCTGACATGGAACAGGTCCAGGGACTCGGCGTTCAGGCGCAGGTTGCGCGGCGCCTGGGGGATCACGTCGTAGGAGCGGCCCTGGGCGCCGAAGCGATTGACATAGGACTCGCCGACCAGACGCGCCAGGGTGTCGCCGATCTCTTTCATGCTCAGGCCCAGGTCGTGCGCCTTGGCGCGGTCGATCCGCACCAGCGTGGTCGGGTTGCTGAAGGTCAGGTCGGAATCCACGAAGGCGAATTGGCCGCTGGCGCGCGCCGCGGTTTTCAACTTGTCCATCGCGTCGTGGACCGCCCGATGGCCGGCCGGGGACGACAGCACGAACTGCACGGGAAAGCCGCCGACGGAGCCGGGCAGGGGCGGCGGCAGGAAGGCGGAGCCCGCAATGCCTTCGATGCCCGGCAAGGCCGCCTGCAGATCAGCCATGATGGCTTCGGCGCTGCGGTCCCGCGTTTCCCACGGGCTCAGCATGACGCCAGCCCAGCCTTTGTTGAGCGCGCCGCCCGCGCCGGACACCATATAGACGGTAGCGGCTTCCGGCAGGGCGAGCAGCGCGGCCTCGACCCGTTTGGCCTCGGCCTCCAGGAATTCCAGGCTGCTGGCTTGGGGGCCTTTCATGTCGACGATGATTTCCCCCTGGTCTTCCGCGGGGGCGAGTTCCGACTGCAAGCCGTTGAACAGGACGGGCAGGCTGAGCAGTACGCCAGCGCCGGCCAGCAGCACCGGCCGCGTGTCGCGCAGCATGCGCGCCAGCGCGCGCTCATAGACGCCCACCAGCTTGGCGGTCGCATGTTCCACCGCCCGCGCGTAGCGGCTGGGCGCCTGCTGGCGCATCAGCCTGGAGGCCACCATGGGAGACACGGTCAGCGCCACCATGGCGGACACCATCACAGCCGCGGCCAGCGTGAAGGCGAATTCGCTGAACAGCGCGCCCGTCAGGCCGCCGATCAGGCCCAGCGGGGCGTAGACCGCAACCAGCACCGCGGCCATCGTCAGCACGGGCCCAACGATTTCGCGCGCGCCGTTCAGTGCGGCATCCAGCGGCGATTCGCCTTCTTCCATGCGGCGATGGACGTTTTCCACCACGACGATCGCGTCGTCCACCACCAGGCCGATGGCCAGGACCATGGCCAGCAGGGTCAGCAGGTTCAGACTGAAGCCGAGCGCCAGCATGGCCGCCGCCGCGCCCAGCAGCGACAGCGGAATGCTCAGCACCGGCACGGCCACCGCGCGCAGCGAGCCGAGGAAGATGAAGATCACGAGCACCACTTCCAGGCTGGCAATGCCGAACTTGCCCAGCACATTGCCGATCGCGGCGTCGATGAAGACGGTGACGTCATACGGAATCGCCATTTTTGCGCCGTCGGGCAGGTCCAATCCGGCCAGAATCCGGCGGACCTCGCGGGAAATATCTAGCGGATTGCCGCCGGGCGTTGCCATCACTTCCAGGTACGCGGCGGGTTCGCCGTTCATGCCCGCGACCTGGTTGCGGCTTTGCGCGCCGATCTCGACGGTGGCGATGTCTTCCATCCGCACCAGGCTGGGGCCGCGCTTGACGACCAGTTCGCGAAAGCCCTGGGCGCTATCCAGGCTGGTGTCGGCGCGCACGTTCGTCACCACGAGCGCGTCGCGCAGTTGGCCGGGCGCGGCCTGGTAGTTGTTGTCCCGGATCGCGGATTCGACATCAGCGGCCGTGATGCCGTGGGCGCCCATGCGCAGCGGGTCGAGCCAGATGCGCATCGACAGCGCCTGTCCGCCCAGCACGTTCACGGCGGCCACGCCGTCGACCGTGCTCAGCATGGGCTTGGCCACGCGCATCAGGTAGTCCGTGATGCCCGTCAGGGGCTGGCCGGCGGGCGCGGTGAATCCGGCATAGACCACCCCGATGGCGCCGGGAGACTGCCGCACGACCACCGGGTCGTAGGCGCCCTCTGGCAGCAGATAGCGCACTTCGTTGACCTTGGTCAGGACCTCGGTCAGCGCGGTGTCGGAGTTCGCGTTCAGGCGCAGGTAGGCGTTGATGGTGCTGCGCCCTTGTTCGGACGATGAGGTCAGGTATTCCACGCCTTGCGTGGTGGCGACGGCCTGCGCCAGCGTGGCGGTGACAAAGCCCTGCATCAGGTCCGCGGACGCGCCCGGATATTCGGTGGTGACGGTGACCACGGCGCTTTCGATGCGCGGATACTGGCGCAGCGGCAGGTCCAGCAGCGCGCGCAGGCCGACCAGGGCGATCAGCAGGGCGAACGCGGTGGTGAGGACAGGGCGGCGGATGAAGAAGTCGGTGAATGACATGGCGTCTTACTCTCCCGCCAGGCGCGGACGGACGGCGGCGCCGTCGTGCAGGTTGATCTGGCCAGCGATGACCACCAGATCGCCGTCGCGCAGATCCGTATCCGACAGCGCGACCTGGCCGTCCCGGGTTGCGCCGGTCTGCACGGACACGAGCCGGACGCGCGCTGGGTCGTCATTGCGCATGGCGTAGACCGTCTCGCCAGACAGGGTGCTTTGAACGGCTTCGGCCGGCACGGTGAGCGTGGCGGTGTCGGCCGGCAGCGATACGCTGACCCGGGCATACGCGCCGGGCCATAGGCGGCCAGCCGCGTCCGGCGCCAGCGTGGCACGGACCCTCAGCGCGCGGCTGCCGGCGTCGATCTGTGGATCGATCGCGGAGACTTTGCCCGCCAGCGGAGCCTGTCCGCCGCCGTCGCTGGCGACAGACACGTCCAGTCCCAGCCGCAATGCGGCGGCGTGCCGGTCCGGCAGGGTGAAATCCACATGCAGCAGGCGGGTGTCGGTCAGGGTGGCGATGGGCGTGCCCGCCTCGACGTACTGGCCCAGATTGATCAGCCGCAGCCCCAGCGTGCCCGCGAACGGCGCGCGCACCAGGCGCTGGGCCAGGTCTTCTTCTCCCTGTGCGACCTGGGCCCTGGTTTCGGCGTGCAGCGCCGCGTGCTGTTCGTACTCGGCGCGCGACAGGGTTTGTCCGAGCAGGCGCTTGGCGCGGTCCAGGTTGGCCTGGGCCAGCGCGGCCGATGCGCGATGCCGCTCGAGCTCGCGGCGCACCGGGCCATCGTTGATCTGCACCAGCGGCAATCCTGCCGCGACCTGCTGGCCGCTGGCGAAATGGATGGCGGTGACGCGCCCCGCGACCTCGGGCGCCACCAGCACTTGCTGGTCCGCCACGACGGTGCCGATCGCCTGCAAGGCGGCGGACAGCGTTCCGACCCGGGCGGGTGCCACCAGTACAGGAACGGGTGCGGCGTCATCTGCCGACGCGGCTTGGGCGGCGGCTGCGGCCTTGCGTTGCGTGTCGTAGAGGTAGAGGCCGCCAATGGCGGCAAGAACGAGCGTGGCGGTCAGGGCCAGTTTGCGGCGGGCAGTGCGCGGCGGCGCTGGGTTCGGGATCTGAGACATGAGGCCCATACGTAGAGTCAATGTAGCTGCGCTAAATGCGCAGATGGCAAGACTCGCAATGGTAGGGAGGCAGTCTCCCTTGGGGAAACGATAAGTTCTCCGTTATGGATTTAGTTTTTCTCATCTCTTTGCGGAATGGCGGGCGCGCCTGCATGCCGGCGTTTGCGCAGTTGCGGTCTAAGATCCGTACCCATGCCGATCCGTAACTCCGAACCGCGCCCGCTGCTCACGCTGCGCGGCCTGTATAGCGAACGCCTTTCCCCCGTAAGCCTGGACCTGGCCCCGGGCGAATGCGCGGCAATCATGGGCCCTTCGGGCTCAGGCAAATCCCTGCTGCTGCGACAGGTGGCCGATCTCGATCCCGGACATGGCGTAGCCTTGCTCGACGGCAGGCCGCGCTCGGGCATGCGGGGCCACGAATGGCGCCGCCAGGTCATCTATTGCCAGGCCGAGGCCGGCTGGTGGGACGACCGGGTCGCGCCGCATTTCACGGACCGCGCGCGGGCCTTGGCCATCATGGAGCGCCTGGGACTGTCGGCGGACAAGCTGGACGCGCTGGTGCACGAGCTGTCCACTGGCGAACGCCAGCGCCTGGGCCTGGTCCGCGCCTTGGCGCAGGAGCCGCGCGTGCTGTTGCTGGACGAGCCCACGGCGGCGTTGGACCAGACGGCTACGGACCGGGTCGAAGAGGAATTGCGGCGCTACCTGGGCAGTGGGGCCGCGGTATTGATGGTGACCCACAGTCCGGCCCAGGCCGAGCGCATGGCGCGCCGTTCCTGGCGCATGGAGCAAGGCAGGATGGAGCCGCTATGGACGTGATCAAGCTGCAGGCCACGGATCTGGCCATCGCTTCCTTGCTGGTGCTGCTGAGCGCCGGCATTTCCTTCGCCCTGCGGCTGAACCTGCAACGCCAGGTGCTGTGGGCGGCGCTGCGCACGGTGGTGCAGCTGCTGCTGGTCGGCCATATCCTGCGCATCGTGTTCGCGCACGCGGCGCCCTGGCTGACGGCGCTGGTGGTGGCGGTGATGATGGCGCTGGCGGCCAGGGAGGTTGCTGCGCGACCCAAGGCCCGGCTGACGCAGCGCGGCAACGGCTGGGTGGGCGCGATGGCGGTGGCGGGGACCACGGTTATCACGGTGCTGTTCATCCTGAATACGGCGCTGCGCCCGGAGCCCTGGTACGACCCGCGCTACACCATCGCCCTGATCGGCATCGTGCTGGGCAGCGTACTCAACGCCGCCAGCCTGGCGTTGGACGGCGTGTTGTCGGGCGCACGGCGGGAGAAGCTGGCGATCGAGGCGCGGCTGGCCCTGGGGGCGACCGCGCACGAGGCGTTTTCGTCCCTGCTGCGCGAGTCCGTGCGGCGCGGCATCGTGCCCAGCATCAACCAGATGTCGGCGGCCGGCATCATCACGCTGCCGGGCATCATGACCGGCCAGATCATTGCCGGCATGGATCCGATAGAGGCCGCGAAGTACCAGATCCTGCTGATGTTCCTGCTGTGCGGCGCCAGCGCCATGGCGGCGATGGCGGCGGCTTACGGCGCGATGCGCCGGCTGACGGATGAGCGCGGGAGGCTCAGGCTGGACCGGCTGCATCCGGGATAGCCATTCCAGGCGCTTTTTTCCGGAAATTTCATGAAAGCTTGACGCGCGCTTGGCGATACTGCGCGCAATCTTGCATTTTCCTGAACTCTTTCCGGACTTCCATGCCGCCTGTGCCCAGTGCCGCAGTACCCCCGCAGCGCCTTGCTTCCTTTCCGCGCCGCCTCCCGACGCCTGCCATGCGGGAGCGCCGGGCATGAGCGCGTCCATGGCAACTTCCATGAGCCTGCCGGCGCGGCGCACGGCCTGGCCTGGGTGGCTGGTGCTGGCGTGTCTGGCCTTGTGGCTGGGCGCGCTGGCCTGGGCGCGCTGGCTGACCTTGCCCGACGAGGGCCGCTATGCCGGCGTCGCCTGGGAAATGCTGCGCAGCGGCTCACCCATGGTGCCGCTGCTTGACGGCATGCCGTACTTCCACAAGCCGCCGCTGTACTACTGGCTGGCCCAGATCAGCTACGTGCTGTTCGGTGTGAATGAATTCAGTGCGCGGCTGCCGTCGCTGCTGGGCGCCTGGAGCGCGGGCGCGGGACTTTATGCCTTCGTGTCGCGCTACCGCAATGCCGCGCAGGCGCGCTGGGCGGTAGTTATCCTGGGCTTGATGCCGTTGTTCTTCGGCGCGGCCCAGTTCGCCAACATGGATATGCTGGTGGCCAGCATGATCACGCTGTGCGTGCTGGCCGCGGCCGATACCGCCTTGCGGCGTGCCGCCGGACGGCCGTTCCGCGCCATGTCGGTGGCCACGGGCGTGCTGGCGGCGCTGGCGGTGCTGGCCAAGGGGCTGATCGGGCTGGCCTTGCCGGGCGCCATCGTGCTGGCGTGGCTGCTGTTGCGCCGCGATTGGCCGGGCGTGCGCGCCTTGCTGTGGGCGCCGGCCTTGCTGGCCTTCGCGGCGGTTGCGGTGCCGTGGTTCTGGCTGATGGAACTGCGCTATCCGGGCTTCTATCAGTACTTCTTCGTCTACCAGCAGTTCGAACGCTTTTCGCAGGGCGGCTTCAACAACGCGCAGCCGGTCTGGTTCTACCTGCCTATCGTGGCGGGGCTGGCGCTGCCGTGGTCGATCTGGGCGGTATCGGTCTTCAAGCCGGCGTACTGGCGCGAGTCCGACCCGCAAGGCCTGCGGCGCCTGGCGGCGATCTGGATCGCGGTCGTGATCGTGTTCTTTTCGATTCCGCATTCCAAGCTCATCGGCTATGTGTTGCCAGTGTTCCCGCCGTTGGCTTTTTTGATCAGCGAACGGCTGGCGCCCGCATGGGTAGCCGGCAAGCGGCGTGGCGCCTGGATCGCCGCCGGGGCGGCTGTCGTCATCTGCCTGGCCGCGATCATCGTCGCCGCGTCGAATCCGCGCGGCAGCGCGGGGCCGCTGGCGGCGGATCTGCGTAAGGAAATGCAGCCGCAGGACATCCACATGGCGCTGCATACCTTGCCCTTCGACCTGGGTTTCTATACCCAGGCCCGGGAGCCCGCCTG encodes:
- a CDS encoding ATP-binding cassette domain-containing protein translates to MPIRNSEPRPLLTLRGLYSERLSPVSLDLAPGECAAIMGPSGSGKSLLLRQVADLDPGHGVALLDGRPRSGMRGHEWRRQVIYCQAEAGWWDDRVAPHFTDRARALAIMERLGLSADKLDALVHELSTGERQRLGLVRALAQEPRVLLLDEPTAALDQTATDRVEEELRRYLGSGAAVLMVTHSPAQAERMARRSWRMEQGRMEPLWT
- a CDS encoding ABC transporter permease encodes the protein MDVIKLQATDLAIASLLVLLSAGISFALRLNLQRQVLWAALRTVVQLLLVGHILRIVFAHAAPWLTALVVAVMMALAAREVAARPKARLTQRGNGWVGAMAVAGTTVITVLFILNTALRPEPWYDPRYTIALIGIVLGSVLNAASLALDGVLSGARREKLAIEARLALGATAHEAFSSLLRESVRRGIVPSINQMSAAGIITLPGIMTGQIIAGMDPIEAAKYQILLMFLLCGASAMAAMAAAYGAMRRLTDERGRLRLDRLHPG
- a CDS encoding ArnT family glycosyltransferase — its product is MATSMSLPARRTAWPGWLVLACLALWLGALAWARWLTLPDEGRYAGVAWEMLRSGSPMVPLLDGMPYFHKPPLYYWLAQISYVLFGVNEFSARLPSLLGAWSAGAGLYAFVSRYRNAAQARWAVVILGLMPLFFGAAQFANMDMLVASMITLCVLAAADTALRRAAGRPFRAMSVATGVLAALAVLAKGLIGLALPGAIVLAWLLLRRDWPGVRALLWAPALLAFAAVAVPWFWLMELRYPGFYQYFFVYQQFERFSQGGFNNAQPVWFYLPIVAGLALPWSIWAVSVFKPAYWRESDPQGLRRLAAIWIAVVIVFFSIPHSKLIGYVLPVFPPLAFLISERLAPAWVAGKRRGAWIAAGAAVVICLAAIIVAASNPRGSAGPLAADLRKEMQPQDIHMALHTLPFDLGFYTQAREPAWMVDDWNNPEIPTRDNWRKELYDAAKFDPVMGKRVLIGADDMPVRMCAAADGARFWIWGRDDDAARYPVLNGVTPRLSSDRRTIWRIDIDAAFRQRMCGGLPAAGQAAPLAPKP